In Paenibacillus durus, the DNA window CAATCTTTGCCGTATCCTTTTTGTAAGAGTGCTTTCTTTAGCTGATCTTCATAGTCAAATACATAAATATCAAGGCTTTTTTGATGATTGGCGACTTTGGACAGCTCTTTTTCCGCATAATCGATCATGCCCGGCTTCATATACTCGTATCCGGTTTTGGTTAGAAAGTAACATTCCCCTAGATCCAGTTCATAACAGGCGACAGCAGCGATCTCCCCGTTATCCTCCCAAATGCCAAATCGGTGTGTCAGATTATGATTAAAGTAAGGATGGGTATGAGCATATTCCCAGAACGGTTGCGGGATATTGCCGCCCAGTTGGTATCGCTGAAAGTTGCGCCGAATGAATTCATTGACACGCTCAAAATCCGACAGCAATTTATATCTCCTAAATGTGATGCTCAATTCGTTATCCTCCCAATACGCGTATTGTTGACCGGTTCAGCTTTCTTTCCTTGGCATTTCAGATATGCCTATCCCGTTAGGGCTGCCTGAAGAACAAAAAAACTGCAAGAAGGCAGTGCCTTCTTACAGTCCTTTATTTCAACTTGGCCTCGGACATGACAGTACAAATAAAACGAATGTTGTTTATCCGTCATCCGAAATCGGCCGTATGAAATTCCAGTTCTATAAGCTGACTCTTCTACCTGCTAAAAGAGCACACCAAGCAACCTAACAAGATAGGCATGGTACCCTTCTTTGTATCCTTTTTGATGTACGAATATCAATGGATTAGCAAGTAGTAATTATCAACTTATATTACCTCCCTCAGCGGTTATATAGAAATAATATCCAAAAAAGCCCCGGGAATCAAATTCCTTGGGCTTTTCATATGGCTATTTTTGCAAAGACCTTATTCAACATCATAACAAATCGCCAAGAAACAGTCTATACTTTTTTTTCCAAATCACCTATATTGATCATGCAATAATTCAATAGAAGGAGAGTGGAATATGGACGGATGGAGTCATTTATTACAGGGAAAACTCGGGGTTTGGGTAAAAAGGATTTTTGGAAGGGGTTATCATCCGGAAGAGGTAGTGCAGCTGCGCGGCGGAGCGCAGAAAGTCGTTTATTTGGTTCGTTGTTCGAACGGCTTTCGTTTTATTCTGTATGTTTGGGATTTGCGGATGAACTACTTTCGGGAAGAGCTGGAGCAAGAGGAACAATCGGAACCCATATCCGGTTACGGGGGGAAACAATTTCAAACGGTTAACGCCTATCTGAGGAACCTTCAGGTTCGTACACCGGAACTCTATCACTTTGCACCGGGAGGTCTTGAGGGCGAGGCGGATTTCGCATTTGTCGAGTACATCGATGGAAAAGAAGCCTCGGATTTCTTTCAAGCTGATCCCGAAATTCAAGATCAAGTATTCGAACCTCTTTCCGGGATGTTGAACCGAATGCATCAACAAACTAGGGGACATTGGGGGAAACTACATGAACCGATACCGGAAGCGCCTTCCGGGTGTCATTTACCCATGTTGACAAATGCTTACCGGCAGCTGGAATATTTGTCCGCTAATATTTCGGAATTTCAGAATCATCACGGCAAGTTTGTTCAAGTAATAGAAGATTTAGCTGCAAAAATCGTAACAAGATCGTGTTACAGCTTTATCCATGCTGAGCTGGGACCGAACCATGTTCTCGTGGACGATCAGTTGCGTCCGTGGCTGATCGATATCGAAGGTGCCTTGTTTTTCGATCCTGAATATGAACACAGCTTCATGGAGTTCCGGTTCGACAACTACAGACGTTACTTGAAGCATACTCAGCTGGACCCCCATAGAATGGCTTTCTATAAGCTGTATCATCATATTTCCTACAGTGCCGGTCCCCACCGGTTGCTTCAAAGAGGATATCCGGACGCAGAATTAGTTAAACAAATCATGGAGTTTAATACGCAGAGTGCCTTTCAGATTCTTACAGATTATTTATAGGAGAAGCAAGGCCATTGGTGAAGCCCAACTTGTCGTTCATTTTGAAAAGAGAGGACCATCCATCCGGATGGCCTCTAATAAACTTGCCGTTACAGACAGCGCGATGAACCGTATCATAAGTAACGGCAAGTTCCGGATGTTGATGAGCACTTTGCCGGACAGAAATGAAAATAACCCCTTTATTAAGGGGTTGGTCACTAAGCGTGACTCATAAAAAAAGAACCTGCTTTATCAGGTTCTTTTATATTGCCTATATACAGACACAATGATATAATCAAATTGCAATTTTTTTGATAAAAATATTCAGAATTAACTCATCTTACAATTTAATTGTACCATGCCCCTAAACTCTTGTCAAATGCTTTTCTCAATTTAATTTTAGGAGAGATGTTGAATGAGTTGTTTGGTTCTTGATTTTCAGGAAATGGATGAAACGCAGCTTTTGCTCATTGGCGGGAAAGGGCTGCATTTAGGGGAGTTATCAAAAATGGAAGGAATACAAGTACCAGAAGGCTTCTGTGTTACAACGGCGGCATATCAAGAAGCCATCGAACATAACGAAACTTATTATGCTTTGCTCAATCGACTAACCCCGCTAAAAGTGGAGGATCGAGATCAAATTGGCGAAATCAGCAGGGAAATCCGACAAATCATTATGGAAGCAACAATTCCTTCCGATGTTGTGGAAGCAGTTACTCAATATCTCTCCCGGTTTGGTGATGAACATGCTTATGCGGTGCGTTCTAGTGCGACTGCCGAAGATCTGCCGCATGCCTCTTTTGCCGGTCAACAAGACACCTATTTAAATATCATCGGCAAAGAATCAATTATGCAGCATATCAGTAAATGTTGGGCTTCCCTGTTCACGGAGCGCGCGGTAATCTACCGTATGCAGAATGGATTCGACCACAGCCAGGTTTATTTATCCGTTATCGTTCAAAGGATGGTTTTCCCGCAGGCCTCAGGGATTTTATATACCGCTGATCCGATTAACTCCAACCGAAAGCTGCTGTCCATCAATGCCAGTTTTGGGCTTGGAGAAGCACTGGTCTCCGGCTTGGTATCTGCCGATTGTTATAAAGTGCGGGAAGAGGAAATCGTCGAGAAGAGGATCGCAACCAAAAAATTGGCTATCTATGGACTAAAGGAAGGCGGAACCGAGACCCGGCAGATCGATCCCGATCGGCAAAAGATTCAAACCCTTTCTAAGCAGCAAATTTTACAACTGGCACACATCGGAAGACAAATCGAAGCTTATTTTGGCTGCCCGCAAGATATCGAATGGTGTTTGGCTGATGATACCTTTTATATTGTCCAGAGTCGGCCAATCACTACTTTATACCCGATCCCTGAAGCGAATGATCAAGAAAATCACGTCTATATCTCTGTTGGTCATCAACAAATGATGGCAGATCCCATAAAACCATTGGGATTGTCTTTTTACCTGTTAATTACTCCTGCACCTATGCGTAAAGCCGGTGGGAGGTTGTTTGTTGATGTTGCACCTAGGCTGGCTACATCTGTCGGCCGGGAAGCTTTATTAAATACCCTGGCATCCGATCCGCTCATAAAAGGCGCACTCATGACCATAATAGAGCGAGATTTTATAAAATTGTTACCAAATGATCAAACAGCACAGATTCTGGGCAGAAGTAATACAGATATGCTGGCACAATTCGAGAACGATCCGACAATCGTTTCTGATTTGATTAAGCGTAGTCAAGCATCGATAGAAGAGTTAAAACAAAACATCCAAGCGAAATCGGGATCCGATTTATTTGATTTTATTCTGGAAGATATCCAGCAATTAAAGAAGATCTTATTTGACCCGCAAAGTACGGCTGTGTTTATGGCTGCTATAAATGCTACATCATGGATCAATGAAAACATGAACGAGTGGTTAGGCGAAAAAAACGCAGCAGATACGCTTTCTCAATCTGTATCAAACAATATTACTTCAGAAATGGGTCTGGCGCTACTGGGGGTCGCGGATGTGATTCGTCCATACCCGGAAGTCATTGACTATTTGCAGCATGCAAAAGAAGATAACTTTCTGGATGAACTGGTTAAGTTTGATGGAGGAAGTGAAGCCCAAGACGCTATCTATGATTATCTCAGCAAATACGGAATGCGATGTGCCGGAGAAATCGATATTACGAAAACTCGTTGGAGTGAAAAACCAATCACACTTGTTCCCATGATTCTTGGTAACATCAAAAACTTTGAGCCAAATGCCGGCAATCGGAAATTTGAGCAAGGGCGGCGCGTTGCTTTAGAAAAAGAACAAGAGTTAATCGATCGATTGAAGCAATTACCGGATGGTGAACAAAAAGCCAAAGAAACCAAACGAATGATCGACCTCATCCGGAATTTCATCGGCTACCGGGAATATCCAAAATACGGCAAAGTAAGTCGCTACTTCGTTTATAAGCAGGCTTTACTGAAAGAAGCCGAACAACTCGTTCAAGCTGGCGTTATCCATGACAAAGAAGATATATACTATCTCACTTTTGAAGAACTTCACGAAGCCGTACGCACCAATAAAGTGGATTATCAGATCATCACCAAACGAATAGACGAGTACAAATTGTATGAAAAGCTAACTCCTCCACGTATTATCACGTCTGACGGTGAAATCATTACGGGTGAGTACAATCGAGAAAATTTGCCGGCTAATGCGATTGTAGGTCTACCTGTTTCTTCCGGAGTGATAGAAGGAAGAGCGCGTGTCATTTTAAACATGGAAAATGCCGATCTGGAAGATGGAGATATATTAGTCACCTCCTTTACTGACCCGGGCTGGACACCCTTATTTGTATCCATAAAAGGTCTAGTCACCGAAGTTGGCGGACTGATGACCCATGGAGCAGTTATCGCGCGTGAGTATGGCTTGCCGGCAGTTGTCGGAGTGGAGAATGCAACCAAACTGATCAAAGACGGGCAACGAATTCGCGTGAATGGAACAGAAGGGTATATCGAAATTTTAGAACGGCATTGAGCAAAATGAGGTTGAAGAAGGGCCATCCTACAAAGGGCGGCCCTAAAACTTGCTGTTACGGAAGCCGCAGACTTCTTCGTAACGGGAAACACAGTGCTGCTAATTCACGGGATTGACAATAAGCGGGAAAAGTTATACTTTAATAATGAGTGAGTTACTCACTCACTCATTAAATTCAGCCTCTGAAGGAGTTGCAAAAGATGAGTAAAAAGAACATCCTGCCGGATTTATTACTGCGAAAACACAATCGGCGTAAGAACACCAGGCTGCTTCAGATTCATACGCCGAATCGAATCGTTGAAAGTCGTTACGTGAAAATCGGCGGTATCGACCAATGGGTAACTATACGGGGAGAGGATTACCATAACCCCGTTCTATTGTTCATCCATGGCGGACCAGCTTCCCCGTATTCCATTTTCAGCCCGTTATTGCGTTCGTGGGAGAAGCATTTCACAATCGTTCAATGGGATCAGCGAGGCGCTGGCAAAACCTTCACCAGGAACGGAAAAGACGGAAGCGGTACGATCACCTTCGACCGCCTTGCTCAGGACGGCATCGAGTTGGCGGAATATCTGTGCAGCAAACTCCGGCATCAGAAAGTGATTCTCATCGGCAGTTCAGTAGGCAGTCTGATTGGAATTATGATGGCTAAACAGCGTCCCGACCTGTTTTACGCGTATGTCGGTACAGATCAAAATGCTCCGGATCCTCAGCATCAAACGTACAAAGTGACGCTAGGTGCTTTCCGCAATGCTGGCCATGCGAAGGGAGTTCATTTGGTCGAGAAAATGGGGCCGGATCCCACGCAATGGAGCCGCAAAGATTTCGAACGGAGGAATCAGTATCTGGTTAAAGTGATCAACGATGTGCCAAATATGATTATGGACCTCATACTGCCGTCTATGCTCTCTTCCCCGGAACACAAGTTCAGTGATCTCATCCATATTTTTAAAGGGATGAATTACACCCTTGGCCACCTGTTTGACGAGTTAGTGGCTTTTGACTTCGACAAGGTTGGACTGTGCTTTGAATTGCCTTTCTTTATTATGCATGGCGATCAAGATATCATAACGCCAACTGCAACGGCAAAAGCATACTTCGCCAAGATTGAAGCTCCTTTCAAAGAATATGTTCGGATTCGGAATGCCGGTCATCTTGCTTGTTTTGCCCGGCCGGAGCAATTCTTAGAGGAACTTATGAAGCGGGTACGTCCTCTAGCGGCCGGAACAGAGAACGAATTGCAGATGGTATAAATGTAGAGATTTCGTGGTACTATGAGGATAATTTCTTAATAAGATTGGAGATTGAGGCTCATTGTCCCCATTAAATAAACACCAGCTGAATCTGATCCGCGACGAGCGCAGAGAACAGATTAAGCAAGCGGCGCTTAAACTATTTGCCCGGCGCGGATACCCGGGAACGAAGACGAGTATGATCGCTGCGGAAGCTGGTATCAGCGAAGGCCTTATTTTCCGGTATTTCAAATCCAAAGAAGAGCTGTTCACTACGCTCGTTCAAGAGTTAATGGAAGAAGCGGAGAAGGAAACCGAGAACCTTCAATATTTGTCCGGCTCTCCCTATGAACAAATCAAGACTTTAACCCAAGGCATGCTGGACGAGAGCAGTAAATATGCATTTATGTTCATTCTAAGGGCACGTAAGACGGGTGAAATTCCAGAGGCTGCAGCACGGATTCTGGAACAACATTCAGTGGATGTTGTACTCGACAGGCTGATTCCAATCTTTGTTCAAGGGCAGCAAGCTGGAGAATTCTCCTCGGGAGATCCACGGAAGCTGTTGGCCTGGTACTTTTACATCATCAATTGTCTTATTTTGGAGGAAGTTGAGATGGAAGAGTACGGGTTACCGGATGTGGACTTCTTAATGCGATTATTG includes these proteins:
- the ppsA gene encoding phosphoenolpyruvate synthase, whose protein sequence is MSCLVLDFQEMDETQLLLIGGKGLHLGELSKMEGIQVPEGFCVTTAAYQEAIEHNETYYALLNRLTPLKVEDRDQIGEISREIRQIIMEATIPSDVVEAVTQYLSRFGDEHAYAVRSSATAEDLPHASFAGQQDTYLNIIGKESIMQHISKCWASLFTERAVIYRMQNGFDHSQVYLSVIVQRMVFPQASGILYTADPINSNRKLLSINASFGLGEALVSGLVSADCYKVREEEIVEKRIATKKLAIYGLKEGGTETRQIDPDRQKIQTLSKQQILQLAHIGRQIEAYFGCPQDIEWCLADDTFYIVQSRPITTLYPIPEANDQENHVYISVGHQQMMADPIKPLGLSFYLLITPAPMRKAGGRLFVDVAPRLATSVGREALLNTLASDPLIKGALMTIIERDFIKLLPNDQTAQILGRSNTDMLAQFENDPTIVSDLIKRSQASIEELKQNIQAKSGSDLFDFILEDIQQLKKILFDPQSTAVFMAAINATSWINENMNEWLGEKNAADTLSQSVSNNITSEMGLALLGVADVIRPYPEVIDYLQHAKEDNFLDELVKFDGGSEAQDAIYDYLSKYGMRCAGEIDITKTRWSEKPITLVPMILGNIKNFEPNAGNRKFEQGRRVALEKEQELIDRLKQLPDGEQKAKETKRMIDLIRNFIGYREYPKYGKVSRYFVYKQALLKEAEQLVQAGVIHDKEDIYYLTFEELHEAVRTNKVDYQIITKRIDEYKLYEKLTPPRIITSDGEIITGEYNRENLPANAIVGLPVSSGVIEGRARVILNMENADLEDGDILVTSFTDPGWTPLFVSIKGLVTEVGGLMTHGAVIAREYGLPAVVGVENATKLIKDGQRIRVNGTEGYIEILERH
- a CDS encoding phosphotransferase — protein: MDGWSHLLQGKLGVWVKRIFGRGYHPEEVVQLRGGAQKVVYLVRCSNGFRFILYVWDLRMNYFREELEQEEQSEPISGYGGKQFQTVNAYLRNLQVRTPELYHFAPGGLEGEADFAFVEYIDGKEASDFFQADPEIQDQVFEPLSGMLNRMHQQTRGHWGKLHEPIPEAPSGCHLPMLTNAYRQLEYLSANISEFQNHHGKFVQVIEDLAAKIVTRSCYSFIHAELGPNHVLVDDQLRPWLIDIEGALFFDPEYEHSFMEFRFDNYRRYLKHTQLDPHRMAFYKLYHHISYSAGPHRLLQRGYPDAELVKQIMEFNTQSAFQILTDYL
- a CDS encoding TetR/AcrR family transcriptional regulator codes for the protein MSPLNKHQLNLIRDERREQIKQAALKLFARRGYPGTKTSMIAAEAGISEGLIFRYFKSKEELFTTLVQELMEEAEKETENLQYLSGSPYEQIKTLTQGMLDESSKYAFMFILRARKTGEIPEAAARILEQHSVDVVLDRLIPIFVQGQQAGEFSSGDPRKLLAWYFYIINCLILEEVEMEEYGLPDVDFLMRLLTNGKS
- a CDS encoding alpha/beta fold hydrolase, with amino-acid sequence MSKKNILPDLLLRKHNRRKNTRLLQIHTPNRIVESRYVKIGGIDQWVTIRGEDYHNPVLLFIHGGPASPYSIFSPLLRSWEKHFTIVQWDQRGAGKTFTRNGKDGSGTITFDRLAQDGIELAEYLCSKLRHQKVILIGSSVGSLIGIMMAKQRPDLFYAYVGTDQNAPDPQHQTYKVTLGAFRNAGHAKGVHLVEKMGPDPTQWSRKDFERRNQYLVKVINDVPNMIMDLILPSMLSSPEHKFSDLIHIFKGMNYTLGHLFDELVAFDFDKVGLCFELPFFIMHGDQDIITPTATAKAYFAKIEAPFKEYVRIRNAGHLACFARPEQFLEELMKRVRPLAAGTENELQMV